A single region of the Eulemur rufifrons isolate Redbay chromosome 8, OSU_ERuf_1, whole genome shotgun sequence genome encodes:
- the MEX3A gene encoding RNA-binding protein MEX3A: MPSLVVSGIMERNGGFGELGCFGGSAKDRGLLEDERALQLALDQLCLLGLGEPPAPTAGEDGGGGGGGAPAQPAAPPQPAQPPPPAAPPAAQTAAPAAQTPQPPTAPKGASDAKLCALYKEAELRLKGSSNTTECVPVPTSEHVAEIVGRQGCKIKALRAKTNTYIKTPVRGEEPVFMVTGRREDVATARREIISAAEHFSMIRASRNKSGAAFGVAPALPGQVTIRVRVPYRVVGLVVGPKGATIKRIQQQTNTYIITPSRDRDPVFEITGAPGNVERAREEIETHIAVRTGKILEYNNENDFLAGSPDAALDSRYSDAWRVHPPGCKPLSTYRQNSLGCIGECGVDSGFEAPRLGEQGGDFGYGGYLFPGYGVGKQDVYYGVAETSPPLWAGQENATPTSVLFSSASSSSSSSAKARAGPPGAHRSPATSAGPELAGLPRRPPGEPLQGFSKLGGGGLRSPGGGRDCMVCFESEVTAALVPCGHNLFCMECAVRICERTDPECPVCHITATQAIRIFS, translated from the exons ATGCCTAGTCTAGTGGTATCTGGAATAATGGAAAGAAATGGGGGCTTTGGAGAACTAGGATGTTTCGGGGGAAGCGCTAAGGACCGAGGGCTGCTGGAAGACGAGCGCGCCCTTCAGCTGGCTCTCGATCAACTCTGCCTCCTGGGTTTGGGggagccccccgcccccacggCGGGCGAGgacgggggaggtggggggggcggCGCCCCCGCGCAGCCGGCCGCCCCCCCGCAGCCGGCccagccgccgccgcccgcggCGCCCCCGGCCGCCCAGACGGCGGCCCCCGCGGCGCAGACGCCCCAGCCCCCCACCGCCCCCAAAGGGGCTAGCGACGCCAAGCTCTGCGCTCTGTACAAAGAGGCCGAGCTGCGCCTGAAGGGCAGCAGCAACACCACGGAGTGTGTACCCGTGCCCACCTCCGAGCACGTGGCCGAGATCGTGGGCAGGCAAG GCTGCAAAATTAAGGCTCTGAGGGCCAAGACCAACACCTACATCAAGACACCCGTGCGGGGCGAGGAGCCAGTGTTCATGGTGACAGGACGGCGGGAGGATGTGGCCACAGCCCGGCGGGAAATCATCTCAGCGGCGGAGCATTTCTCCATGATCCGTGCCTCCCGCAACAAGTCAGGCGCCGCCTTTGGTGTGGCCCCTGCTCTGCCTGGCCAGGTGACCATCCGTGTGCGGGTTCCCTACCGCGTGGTGGGGCTGGTGGTGGGCCCTAAAGGGGCGACCATCAAGCGCATCCAGCAGCAGACCAACACGTACATTATCACACCAAGCCGTGACCGCGACCCAGTGTTCGAGATCACAGGTGCCCCGGGCAACGTGGAGCGTGCGCGCGAGGAGATCGAGACGCACATCGCAGTGCGCACAGGCAAGATCCTCGAGTACAACAATGAAAATGACTTCTTGGCTGGGAGCCCGGATGCCGCACTTGATAGCCGCTACTCCGACGCCTGGCGGGTGCATCCGCCAGGCTGCAAGCCCCTCTCCACCTACCGGCAGAACAGCCTGGGCTGCATCGGCGAGTGCGGAGTGGACTCAGGCTTTGAGGCCCCACGCCTGGGCGAGCAGGGTGGGGACTTTGGCTACGGCGGGTACCTGTTTCCGGGCTATGGTGTGGGCAAGCAGGACGTGTACTACGGCGTGGCTGAGACTAGCCCCCCGCTGTGGGCGGGCCAGGAGAACGCCACGCCCACCTCGGTGCTCTTCTCCTCggcgtcctcctcctcctcctcttccgcTAAGGCCCGCGCTGGGCCTCCCGGCGCGCACCGCTCTCCTGCTACTTCCGCAGGGCCAGAGCTGGCAGGACTCCCAAGGCGTCCGCCGGGAGAGCCGCTCCAGGGCTTCTCTAAACTTGGTGGGGGCGGCCTGCGGAGCCCCGGCGGCGGGCGGGATTGCATGGTGTGCTTTGAGAGCGAAGTGACTGCCGCCCTCGTGCCCTGTGGACACAACCTGTTCTGCATGGAGTGTGCAGTACGCATCTGCGAGAGGACGGACCCGGAGTGTCCCGTCTGCCACATCACAGCCACGCAAGCCATCCGAATATTCTCCTAA